The following coding sequences lie in one Rutidosis leptorrhynchoides isolate AG116_Rl617_1_P2 chromosome 6, CSIRO_AGI_Rlap_v1, whole genome shotgun sequence genomic window:
- the LOC139854446 gene encoding uncharacterized protein translates to MGIKHLHAYVDSQIAAQQVNGGFEAKGFSMKHYLQLVEKISKKFETLEFVQIPRNKNKKADVLRKLATLTFDHLHKKVLVEVLKDKSVNEKVVVAIVEERVPCWITPYVKYLQDRILPTDSMEARRIRVSAPLYVLENVILYRKSFSGPNLRCLTPQQAIDVVKEMHEGLCAQHSGYRTIVGRIMGQGYYWQSIYKDTADVIKTCDYYQRHGTVQGLPKYGLPNEIVSDNGKQFADNPFRSWCEELNIKQTFTSVAHPQANGLGLSQTKWVDEVPYVLWAHRITSKRSTGETPFSLVYGTEAVIPAEIRVPTQRILAFDTENNSSILRENLNLLEERRIMAAIRQADAKQKMAKYYNKRVRYVQFKEGDLVLRDNEASRQEKQGKLGPCWEGPYKVVKAHPNGSYTLSAPSGEEIP, encoded by the exons ATgggaataaaacatttgcatgcatatgttgattctcaaattgcaGCACAGCAGGTTAATGGAGGGTTTGAAGCTAAAGGTTTCTCTATGAAACACTATTTGCAATTAGTTGAGAAAATATCAAAAAAATTTGAGACCTTAGAGTTTGTGCAGATACCAAGAAATAAAAACAAGAAGGCAGATGTTTTGAGAAAATTAGCAAcattaacatttgatcatttgcacaagaaAGTTTTAGTGGAGGTCTTAAAAGATAAATCGGTTAATGAAAAGGTAGTGGTTGCAATAGTTGAAGAAAGGGTACCATGTTGGATAACCCCCTATGTGAAATATTTACAGGACAGAATACTGCCAACAGATTCCATGGAAGCTAGACGGATAAGAGTTAGTGCCCCACTTTACGTTCTGGAAAACGTAATACTTTATAGAAAATCCTTTAGTGGACCAAATTTAAGGTGTTTAACACCACAACAAGCAATTGATGTAGTCAAGGAAATGCATGAAGGATTATGTGCACAACATTCCGGTTATAGAACTATAGTTGGACGGATTATGGGACAAGGGTATTATTGGCAGTCAATTTACAAAGATACAGCAGACGTAATTAAGACATGTGATTACTACCAGCGGCATGGAACCGTACAGGGCTTACCCAA ATATGGATTACCAAATGAAATTGTCAGTGACAACGGAAAACAGTTTGCAGATAACCCCTTCagaagttggtgtgaagagctaaaCATCAAACAAACATTTACCTCAGTTGCTCACCCACAAGCCAATGG GTTGGGTTTGAGTCAGACTAAGTGGGTAGATGAAGTGCCATATGTATTGTGGGCTCACCGCATAACGTCAAAACGGAGCACGGGTGAAACACCATTCAGTTTGGTATATGGCACCGAGGCAGTGATACCAGCTGAAATCCGTGTTCCAACACAAAGGATTTTGGCATTTGATACAGAAAATAATTCATCCATCTTACGTGAAAACTTGAATTTATTGGAAGAAAGGCGAATCATGGCCGCCATCCGTCAAGCGGATGCAAAAcagaaaatggcaaaatattataacaaacGAGTCAGATATGTGCAATTCAAGGAGGGGGATTTAGTGTTAAGAGATAATGAGGCAAGTAGACAGGAAAAACAAGGGAAGTTAGGACCATGCTGGGAAGGCCCATATAAAGTTGTAAAGGCACATCCTAATGGGTCATACACCCTCTCAGCGCCCTCCGGCGAAGAAATTCCATGA